The DNA sequence TTTGACTGGTCACTTGGGCGAAGTAATGAAAGAGTCTGCGCAAGCAGCCTTAAGTTATGCTCGAGTGCATGCCGCAGAGCATAACATTGATCAATTAAAATTTACGGCATTTGATTTGCATATTCATGTTCCGGCAGGATCTGTTCCAAAGGATGGTCCGTCTGCAGGAATCACTCTTCTTTCTTCAATGCTTTCAACTTACACTGGTCGTGCAGTTAATGCTTCTTTTGCAATGACTGGTGAATTGAACTTGCGTGGTGAAGTTATGCCAATTGGTGGAGTGAAAGAAAAAGTACTTGCCGCAAAAAGAAATAATCTTACAACGGTAATTTTACCAGAAGATAATAGAAATGACTGGAATAGTATCAAAGATATTATTGAAGACATGAATATTATTTGGGTAAAGCATGCAGATGAGGTTCTCGCTCATGTTCTTATGCCACTTGTAAAATAATCATTTGTTAAAAGCATAAATGAGGGCTATTCTAGATAATAACACCAATTATCTAGAGGTAGCCCTCGTCTCTAAACATAAGCAAAGTATACACAAATAGGACATTTTCTATGAATAAAAAAACCTTACTATTTTCTATTCTTTTTTTCTCATTTCAGCATGGAATCGTGGAATTGTCAGATGCATCGCGTGCTGAAAAAGTTTATATAAAAGATCCATATACCAATCCCACACAGTCGATACAGTTTCCTGGAAGCCCAACTGTTTTTGTTGTTCATTTTCATATGAATGACAAATCTATTGTAAATAATGGTAATGCAACAGCAACAAATACGGCTACTCAAGAAACTCAAGCGGGTGCAACAGTTGATTCTGCTACGGACCTTGATGTCTCTTGCGATGCTGATCAGGATGTCAGTAACTCCATTATGGATTCTGAAATTGAACACGCTGTGCAAAAATCTATTCAGGATGCGCAAAATTCTATGAAGGATTCTGGGATCGATCACACTGCGCAAAATCTTGTTCAAGATTCTGAGATTAAACAGGATCTTCAAAACTCTATGCAGGGCTCTATGGTTAAGCAAGATGAGCAAAATTCTACTCAGCTCTCTTCTATTGTAAACGATGGAAGCGGTGCTGCCGTCGATAAAAAGCGTGATGAACCAGGTCTACACTCTTTTGCTTTTTTATTGGATAACAAATTAAAGATTTTTGGGCTTGCAGTGTGCTTTTCATATGCCTGGACTACCTATCGCATTCATCTAGCAAATCAGATTTTAAGCTCCCATGATTCTTGGTGCAACTGGAAATCAGCTGTCCCTTTACATCATCTTGCGCTTGCAAGTAATCAAGATTTGGTATCTCAATTGAATATAGATTTGCAAAAAAAACATTACCTAAATCACTCGAGCAGTCCTAAAAAACAACTGTGTCAGCTATTTTTTAGCGACCTGCAAGAAGAGATGGTTTGTTTGCGTAGCTATTTAAAGATACTTAAGTCTGCAAAAGCAATTCGTTGTTCTCAGTTGTTTTTCTTTTCTTATGATCAATTAATAATTGAAGAAAAACTAGCTCGGCTTAGTTTTGTTTTTGATCTTTTTATAAGAATGCAAGCAGATGATGCAAGATAAAAAATAATCATTTTAATTTATAATTTTTAACGCACGACAGCAATATTGTTTCTGTCGTGCGTTGTTTTTTTATGTTTTTCATTGCGCAACAAAATTAAGAAAATGCATCAAAAGAAAAACCCTTCAACTTAGAAAAGCTGAAGGGTTAGGGGGGTGAATGATACTCAAAGGTATCATTCGATTAGGGACGTTTTTTATAGAAAAAGAGTAACAAGCTCCTATCTCATTGTCAAGAAAGAAATAAAGTCATTATTTCCTATTTAAACAAAAAAGCGGTAGCTAGCTATTTTCCCATTATAAAGTTTTTTATTTTTTCAAAAGAAGTACTGTTTTGCTGCAGTTCTTGCGTTGATGCGGTTTCAATAATCTTACCATCTTTCATCAGATGTATTGTGCTTGAAAGTGATTCAAGAAGTCCAATATCATGCGTTGCAATAACAATCATAATTTTTTGTTGCGCAAGCTGCGTAATTATTTGAGCTACTTCACTTGTTAGCTTTGGGTCGAGCGCAGAAGTTGGTTCATCAAGACATAGGACTTTAGGGTTCATGCAAAGAGCTCTTGCAATTGCGACACGTTGTTTTTGTCCGCCAGAAAGCGAAACAGGGTAGTTTTTAGCTTTTGATAAAACATTAAATTGATCTAGTAGCGCGCGAGTTATTTTTTGTGCTTCTTGTTCTGTTTTTAGCGCAACTTTCATGAGAGGCAAAATTAAATTTTGCTCAATGGTCATGTGAGAAAACAAATTAAAGTCCTGAAAAACCATACCAACTTTTTTGAAATCAAGAGATTTTCCGTCGAGCTCCATACTCCCGTTGTCAATTGTTTCTAGGTTGCTAAGTACTCTGAGCATTGTTGATTTTCCAACACCAGACTGTCCGAGTAGGGCAACTATTTCTCCCGGCTTTACGCAAAAAGAAATGTCGTCAATTACTTTTTTATCATGAAATTTTTTTGTAATATTTTTAACGACTAGCATGTTTGTTTAACCTTTTTTCAAGCATAGAAATTAATAAACTAACTATGGTTGTTATGCTTAAATAACAAAGACCTATGATTAAATAAACGGCTGGATAATCATATGTTTGACTCATGACAATGTCGCCTTGTTTTGTTAATTCATAAACTCCGATGATGGAGGCAAGGCTAGAGTCTTTGACCAGCGTTACAAATTCGTTTCCAAGAGCAGGAAGAACATTTCTTAATGCTTGTGGCAAGACTATGAGTGAAATGATTTGCCCTTGGCTAAATCCAAGCACTTTTGCAGCTTCGATTTGACCCTTGCCAACAGATTTAATTCCAGATAAAACAATTTGACTAACGTAGGCTCCACTATTTAGCCCAATGGAAAAAATTGCAGAATATAAAGCAGAAATTTGAAAGCCGGCATAAATTAATAGAAAATATGTTGCAGTAATTTGAATAAGCATCGGTGTGCCACGAATAATTGTTACATATAATGTTACAAAAAAACGAAGGACCTTAGAAGATCCAGCAAGAATAATTCCAGCCACCGTACCAAATAAAGTGCCTAAGCAGCAGCTTAAAAAGGCGATGCGAAGGGACATTGTAAGCCCGTTAAAAAATAGTGGCCCATACTCTTTAAGTATTTCTAGATCAATCATTAAAATTCCCATTTTTGTTTTAAAGATTCTAACGTTCCATCATCGCTTATTGATTTAAGCGCTATGTTTATTTCATTTAAGAGCTGTGTGTTTTGTTTATTTATGGCAAAAGCGCAATCTTCACCAGTTCCAGCTATTTCTTTTGTTGCAAATTGATCTGCATGAGAATTGTTTTGTAAAAATGTTTTTACTGGGCTTTGTGCACAGACAAAAGCATCAACGCTTCCAGAATCTAGAGCCATAAAGCACTTTGCGGGTGAATCTAATTTAATAAGATTGACTCCTGGTACCGTTGACATGTGCATATCTGCAACATATCCAAGGTTGACGGCAACGGTTTTGCCAATCAAATCTTTGATGCTTGTTGGTTCGAAGTGTGATTTTTTTGTTAAAATAACAAGTGGCGCGCCATGCAAATACTGTTGGGTAAAAGATACAACGCGAGCTCGGCGC is a window from the Candidatus Dependentiae bacterium genome containing:
- a CDS encoding ABC transporter substrate-binding protein, producing the protein MKISRIIIIIFSCLIFAYIFKWIASSTPTPKDQSVLIVGTSADYPLYEFIDVKTGAIIGFDIDVVTEIANRLGKKLKIKDMPFSALIFGLLTNDVDMIASGMSPTQRRARVVSFTQQYLHGAPLVILTKKSHFEPTSIKDLIGKTVAVNLGYVADMHMSTVPGVNLIKLDSPAKCFMALDSGSVDAFVCAQSPVKTFLQNNSHADQFATKEIAGTGEDCAFAINKQNTQLLNEINIALKSISDDGTLESLKQKWEF
- a CDS encoding ATP-binding cassette domain-containing protein, giving the protein MLVVKNITKKFHDKKVIDDISFCVKPGEIVALLGQSGVGKSTMLRVLSNLETIDNGSMELDGKSLDFKKVGMVFQDFNLFSHMTIEQNLILPLMKVALKTEQEAQKITRALLDQFNVLSKAKNYPVSLSGGQKQRVAIARALCMNPKVLCLDEPTSALDPKLTSEVAQIITQLAQQKIMIVIATHDIGLLESLSSTIHLMKDGKIIETASTQELQQNSTSFEKIKNFIMGK
- a CDS encoding amino acid ABC transporter permease; protein product: MIDLEILKEYGPLFFNGLTMSLRIAFLSCCLGTLFGTVAGIILAGSSKVLRFFVTLYVTIIRGTPMLIQITATYFLLIYAGFQISALYSAIFSIGLNSGAYVSQIVLSGIKSVGKGQIEAAKVLGFSQGQIISLIVLPQALRNVLPALGNEFVTLVKDSSLASIIGVYELTKQGDIVMSQTYDYPAVYLIIGLCYLSITTIVSLLISMLEKRLNKHASR